One genomic window of Polaromonas sp. SP1 includes the following:
- a CDS encoding CaiB/BaiF CoA-transferase family protein, whose translation MPSPEKSLPASTVPPAPGPLAGLKVLELGQLIAGPFAAKTLADFGADIIKIETPGAGDPLRKWRLLKDGTSVWWQVQSRNKRSVALDLKSPEAQAIVRQLAVDADVLIENFRPGAMEGWGLGPDDLLALNPRLIMLRISGYGQTGPYRDKPGFGVVAEAMSGLRHLTAEPGRVPVRVGVSIGDTLAALHGVIGILLAMQERQRSGKGQVIDVALYEAVFNCMESLLPEYSAFGAVRGAAGSALPGIAPSNAYLCKDGGYALVAGNGDSIFKRLMATIGRNDLGSDPALADNAGRVARVAEIDAAIGEWTLGLTVDEVLAALDKVSVPAGRIYTVADIAADPHYAARGMLDEVQMDDGSLLAVPGIVPKLSRTPGGHRRNAPQVGQDTDAVLREIGLSAEQIQALKDKGIVAGKDSGTP comes from the coding sequence ATGCCCTCCCCTGAAAAATCCCTTCCGGCGTCTACCGTCCCTCCCGCGCCAGGCCCGCTCGCCGGGCTGAAAGTGCTGGAGCTCGGCCAGCTGATTGCCGGCCCCTTCGCCGCCAAGACGCTGGCAGACTTCGGCGCCGACATCATCAAGATCGAAACGCCGGGCGCGGGCGACCCGCTGCGCAAATGGCGTTTGCTCAAAGACGGCACCTCGGTCTGGTGGCAGGTGCAGTCGCGCAACAAACGCTCGGTGGCGCTGGATTTGAAGAGCCCCGAGGCGCAGGCCATCGTGCGCCAGCTCGCGGTCGATGCCGATGTGCTGATCGAGAACTTCCGCCCCGGCGCCATGGAAGGCTGGGGCCTGGGCCCTGACGACTTGCTGGCGCTGAACCCGCGCCTCATCATGCTGCGCATCAGCGGCTACGGCCAGACCGGCCCCTACCGCGACAAGCCGGGCTTTGGCGTGGTGGCCGAGGCCATGAGCGGCCTGCGCCACCTGACGGCCGAACCGGGCCGCGTGCCGGTGCGGGTCGGCGTGAGCATCGGCGACACGCTGGCCGCGCTGCACGGCGTGATCGGCATCCTGCTGGCGATGCAGGAGCGCCAGCGCTCGGGCAAGGGCCAGGTGATTGACGTAGCTCTGTATGAAGCGGTCTTCAACTGCATGGAAAGCCTGCTGCCTGAATACAGCGCGTTCGGCGCGGTGCGCGGCGCGGCCGGCAGCGCCCTGCCCGGCATCGCGCCCAGCAATGCCTACCTGTGCAAGGACGGCGGCTATGCCCTGGTGGCCGGCAACGGCGACAGCATCTTCAAACGGCTGATGGCCACCATTGGCCGCAATGACCTGGGCAGCGACCCGGCGCTGGCTGACAACGCAGGCCGCGTGGCGCGCGTGGCCGAAATTGATGCGGCGATTGGCGAGTGGACCCTGGGCCTCACAGTGGACGAGGTGCTGGCGGCGCTCGACAAAGTCTCGGTGCCGGCGGGCCGCATCTACACCGTGGCCGACATCGCCGCAGACCCGCACTACGCGGCGCGCGGCATGCTCGATGAAGTGCAGATGGATGACGGCAGCCTGCTGGCCGTGCCCGGCATCGTGCCCAAGCTGTCGCGCACGCCAGGCGGGCACCGCCGCAATGCGCCGCAGGTCGGGCAGGACACGGATGCGGTGCTGCGCGAGATTGGGCTCTCGGCCGAACAGATTCAGGCGCTGAAAGACAAAGGCATCGTGGCCGGCAAGGATTCAGGAACACCATGA
- a CDS encoding hydroxymethylglutaryl-CoA lyase codes for MKRIFFNEVATRDGFQIEPAFIPTGDKVALVDALSECGYAKIEVTSFTSPKAIPMLRDAEEVMGRIRRVPGVEYTVLVPNLRGAERALESRADELNLVMSVSETHNLANLRMPRDKSFAALSDVIRHVDGRTPINISLSCCFGCPMEGDVAEEEVLRWSDRFAAFGADRVRGLTLCDTTGMAHPAQVSRMVEVLQRRFEGLQLTLHFHNTRGMGLANVLAAVQGGITRFDGSLGGLGGCPYAPGASGNISSEDAVHMLDAMGYDTGMDIGKLLAVARQMPGIVGHEVPGQVAKAGRITDLHAPPPYVAELRELSA; via the coding sequence ATGAAGCGGATTTTCTTCAATGAGGTCGCCACGCGCGACGGCTTCCAGATCGAACCGGCGTTTATCCCGACCGGCGACAAGGTCGCGCTGGTCGATGCGCTGAGCGAATGCGGTTACGCCAAGATCGAGGTGACCTCGTTCACCTCGCCCAAGGCCATCCCCATGCTGCGCGATGCCGAAGAGGTGATGGGCCGCATACGCCGCGTGCCCGGTGTGGAATACACCGTGCTGGTGCCCAACCTGCGCGGCGCCGAGCGCGCGCTGGAGTCGCGCGCCGACGAGCTGAACCTCGTGATGTCGGTGTCGGAGACGCACAACCTGGCCAACCTGCGCATGCCGCGCGACAAAAGTTTCGCCGCGCTCTCGGACGTGATCCGCCACGTCGATGGCCGCACGCCCATCAATATTTCCCTCTCATGCTGCTTCGGCTGCCCGATGGAAGGCGACGTGGCCGAGGAAGAAGTGCTGCGCTGGAGCGACCGTTTTGCGGCCTTTGGCGCAGACCGCGTGCGCGGCCTCACCCTCTGCGACACCACCGGCATGGCGCACCCCGCGCAAGTCAGCCGCATGGTGGAAGTGCTACAGCGGCGCTTTGAGGGCTTGCAATTGACCCTGCACTTTCACAACACACGCGGCATGGGCCTGGCCAATGTGCTGGCGGCCGTGCAGGGCGGCATCACACGCTTTGACGGCTCGCTGGGCGGCCTGGGCGGCTGCCCTTATGCGCCCGGCGCCAGCGGCAACATCAGCAGCGAAGACGCGGTGCACATGCTGGACGCCATGGGTTACGACACCGGCATGGACATCGGAAAACTGCTGGCGGTGGCGCGGCAAATGCCCGGCATCGTCGGCCATGAAGTGCCCGGCCAGGTGGCCAAAGCCGGCCGCATCACGGACCTGCATGCACCGCCGCCGTACGTGGCGGAACTGCGGGAACTGTCAGCGTGA
- a CDS encoding VOC family protein, whose protein sequence is MIRHLDHLVLTTSDEKACVDFYTRVLGMTLETFTGGTPPVERKAFKFGQQKINLHIKGREFEPKAHLPVPGSLDLCFLASSPLAEVITRLERERWPIIEGPVLRTGATQKIRSVYVRDPDLNLIEISEPA, encoded by the coding sequence GTGATCAGGCATCTCGATCATCTGGTGTTGACAACATCGGACGAAAAAGCCTGCGTGGACTTCTACACCCGCGTGCTGGGCATGACGCTGGAAACTTTCACCGGCGGCACGCCGCCCGTGGAACGCAAGGCCTTCAAGTTCGGCCAGCAAAAAATCAACCTGCACATCAAGGGCCGCGAGTTTGAACCCAAGGCCCACCTGCCGGTGCCGGGTTCGCTGGACTTGTGCTTTCTGGCAAGCAGCCCCCTTGCCGAAGTGATCACCCGCCTTGAGCGAGAGCGCTGGCCCATCATCGAAGGCCCCGTGCTGCGCACCGGCGCCACGCAAAAAATCCGCTCGGTCTATGTGCGCGACCCCGACCTGAATTTGATAGAGATTTCCGAACCCGCCTGA
- a CDS encoding tripartite tricarboxylate transporter substrate binding protein, with translation MTFISRRTLLTVAGLSTAAWLNPVRAQLAGKPITLIVPTAAGGTTDIAARMLAEPLGRILQTSVVVDNRGGGNGNIAGQMVARGPADGTSLLVQYSGYQCITPLIQPVPGFDPATNLKPLGHLIDAPQLLVVRGNFPADNFADFIKYVKANPGKVNYASSGNGSLQHVTTELLKDLTKTFMVHIPYRGTGPALNDLLAGTVDFTITTPPPLLPHIRAGKLKALMVTGRTRLAAQPNVPTATEAGVPLVASSWFAVYGPTGLSADLQSRLSLAIKQVVESEGFKKRAEEQGAKAVVMSGAELATLGDNERKMWGRIVKLANIKAD, from the coding sequence ATGACTTTCATTTCCCGCAGAACACTGCTCACCGTTGCCGGGCTCAGCACCGCCGCCTGGCTCAACCCGGTGCGCGCGCAGCTCGCCGGCAAACCCATCACGCTGATCGTGCCTACCGCCGCCGGCGGCACCACCGACATCGCCGCGCGCATGCTGGCCGAACCGCTCGGCAGGATTTTGCAGACCTCGGTGGTCGTGGATAACCGCGGCGGCGGCAACGGCAACATCGCCGGCCAGATGGTGGCGCGCGGCCCGGCAGACGGCACCAGCCTGCTGGTGCAGTACTCCGGCTACCAGTGCATCACGCCGTTGATCCAGCCGGTCCCCGGCTTTGACCCGGCGACCAACCTCAAGCCGCTCGGCCATTTGATCGACGCGCCGCAACTGCTGGTGGTGCGCGGCAACTTCCCGGCCGACAACTTCGCGGACTTCATCAAGTACGTCAAGGCCAACCCCGGCAAGGTCAACTACGCCTCCAGTGGCAACGGCTCGCTGCAGCATGTGACGACCGAGCTGCTCAAGGACCTGACCAAGACTTTCATGGTGCACATCCCTTACCGCGGCACCGGCCCGGCACTGAACGACCTGCTGGCCGGCACGGTGGACTTCACCATCACCACACCGCCGCCGTTGCTGCCGCACATCCGCGCGGGCAAGCTCAAGGCCTTGATGGTGACCGGCCGCACCCGCCTGGCTGCACAACCCAACGTACCGACGGCGACCGAAGCCGGCGTGCCGCTGGTGGCGTCGTCGTGGTTCGCGGTCTACGGGCCGACGGGCTTGTCCGCCGACCTGCAAAGCCGCCTCTCGCTGGCGATCAAACAGGTGGTGGAGTCCGAAGGCTTCAAGAAACGCGCCGAAGAGCAAGGCGCGAAAGCGGTCGTCATGAGCGGCGCCGAGTTGGCCACCCTGGGCGATAACGAACGCAAGATGTGGGGCCGGATCGTCAAGTTGGCCAATATCAAGGCTGACTAA
- a CDS encoding acyl-CoA-binding protein: MSDLKAAFDKAMADSKNLSERPDNATLLKIYALYKQGSSGDNTDKKPGFGDMVARAKWDAWNNLKGTSQDDAMQQYIDLIADLS, translated from the coding sequence ATGTCAGACCTGAAAGCCGCCTTCGACAAAGCCATGGCCGATTCGAAAAACCTCAGCGAGCGCCCCGACAACGCGACGCTGCTGAAGATTTACGCGCTCTACAAGCAGGGCAGCAGCGGCGACAACACCGACAAGAAACCCGGCTTCGGCGACATGGTGGCCCGCGCCAAGTGGGACGCCTGGAACAACCTCAAAGGCACTTCGCAGGACGATGCGATGCAGCAGTACATCGACCTGATTGCTGACCTGAGCTAA
- a CDS encoding wax ester/triacylglycerol synthase family O-acyltransferase, with translation MVTRVTAQAAGRKVAKNVQKNVKRAVSGTLGISGERMSKVDTAWLRMDNDANLMMIVGVWQLAPGVKHAAVCERIENSLLKYDRFKQRVMEDAAGATWVMDRNFDLANHVVPEKLPKSANQEQALQDRVAELATQRLDPKRPLWQIHLIEDYTGPDGVKGSAMIVRIHHCIADGIALISVTMSLVDGGAPPPVRRKKEPAAGAEDWIADTLLKPFTDITVKALGAVGEGAARSLGMLGDPKKGMEQGVSGSFDMAKVLFQLLSDSAALALMPDDSKTRLKGKPGGAKKVAWCQPIPLDEVKAVGKALNCSINDVLLSCVAGALGEYLKTFGDDVAGQEIRAMVPVNLRPMDQAHKLGNRFGLVPLVLPIGVDNPIERVYEVRRRMAALKGSYQPLLAFSLLAVAGLLIKPAQDVMLNLFAKKTTAVMTNVPGPREKLKFCGSTLEQSLFWVPQSGDVGLGVSILSYGGGVQFGVITDSTLCPEPQRIIDEFVPEFAKLSIVTLMLPWGE, from the coding sequence ATGGTTACACGCGTTACCGCCCAGGCCGCAGGCCGCAAAGTGGCAAAAAACGTCCAGAAGAACGTCAAGCGGGCCGTCTCGGGAACCCTGGGTATTTCAGGCGAGCGAATGAGCAAGGTCGACACGGCCTGGCTGCGCATGGACAACGACGCCAACCTCATGATGATCGTGGGCGTGTGGCAGCTGGCGCCGGGCGTCAAGCACGCGGCGGTGTGCGAACGCATTGAAAACAGCCTGCTCAAGTACGACCGCTTCAAGCAGCGCGTGATGGAAGACGCGGCCGGCGCTACCTGGGTGATGGACCGCAACTTCGACCTGGCCAACCATGTGGTGCCGGAAAAGCTGCCGAAGTCGGCGAACCAGGAGCAGGCCCTGCAGGACCGCGTGGCCGAGCTCGCCACCCAGCGCCTGGACCCGAAACGCCCGCTGTGGCAAATCCACCTGATCGAGGACTACACCGGGCCTGACGGGGTCAAGGGCAGCGCCATGATTGTGCGCATCCACCACTGCATCGCCGACGGCATTGCGCTGATTTCGGTGACCATGTCGCTGGTCGATGGCGGTGCGCCGCCGCCCGTGCGGCGCAAAAAGGAACCCGCCGCGGGCGCGGAAGACTGGATTGCCGACACGCTGCTCAAGCCGTTTACCGACATCACCGTCAAGGCGCTGGGCGCCGTGGGCGAAGGCGCGGCGCGTTCGCTGGGCATGCTGGGCGACCCGAAAAAGGGCATGGAGCAAGGCGTGAGCGGCTCCTTCGACATGGCCAAGGTGTTGTTCCAGCTGCTGTCTGACTCGGCGGCGCTGGCGCTGATGCCCGACGATTCCAAGACCCGCCTCAAGGGCAAACCCGGCGGCGCCAAAAAGGTGGCCTGGTGCCAGCCGATCCCGCTGGACGAGGTCAAGGCGGTGGGCAAGGCGCTGAACTGCTCGATCAATGACGTGCTGCTCAGCTGCGTGGCCGGGGCCCTGGGCGAATATTTAAAAACCTTCGGCGACGATGTGGCGGGCCAGGAGATCCGCGCCATGGTGCCGGTGAACCTGCGCCCCATGGACCAGGCGCACAAGCTGGGCAACCGCTTCGGCCTGGTGCCGCTGGTGCTGCCCATCGGCGTCGACAACCCGATCGAGCGCGTGTACGAGGTGCGCCGGCGCATGGCCGCGCTCAAGGGCAGCTACCAGCCGCTGCTGGCCTTCAGCCTGCTGGCGGTGGCGGGTCTGTTGATCAAGCCGGCGCAGGACGTGATGCTCAACCTCTTTGCCAAGAAGACCACGGCGGTCATGACCAATGTGCCGGGCCCGCGCGAGAAGCTGAAGTTCTGCGGATCGACGCTGGAGCAAAGCCTGTTCTGGGTGCCGCAGTCGGGCGACGTGGGCCTGGGTGTGTCCATCCTGAGTTACGGCGGCGGCGTGCAGTTCGGCGTGATCACCGACAGCACGCTGTGCCCGGAACCGCAGCGCATCATTGACGAGTTTGTGCCGGAATTCGCCAAGCTCTCTATCGTGACGCTGATGCTCCCCTGGGGAGAATAA
- a CDS encoding type III pantothenate kinase has translation MTFLALDVGNTRLKWAQYEAPVPGAKLLASGAVFLENIDKLAEEEWGTMAPPSRILGCIVAADAIKRRVAEQMELWDVAPRWVVPSPQEAGLTNGYDHPARLGADRWVAIIGARHRLLARGVSKPCVVVMVGTAVTVEAIDATGRFLGGFILPGHGIMLRALESGTAGLHVPTGEVRDFPTNTSDALTSGGTFAIAGAIHRMVENVTRHCGETPECIMTGGAGWKMAPSMSVKFELVESLIFDGLLAIASRRFAA, from the coding sequence ATGACCTTTCTAGCGCTTGACGTGGGTAATACCCGCCTGAAATGGGCCCAGTACGAAGCCCCTGTACCCGGGGCCAAGCTGCTGGCGTCTGGCGCGGTGTTCCTTGAGAACATCGACAAGCTGGCGGAAGAAGAGTGGGGCACCATGGCCCCGCCGTCACGCATCCTGGGCTGCATCGTCGCCGCCGACGCCATCAAGCGGCGCGTGGCCGAGCAGATGGAGCTCTGGGACGTGGCGCCGCGCTGGGTGGTGCCCAGCCCCCAGGAGGCGGGCCTGACCAACGGCTACGACCATCCGGCCCGGCTGGGCGCCGACCGCTGGGTCGCCATCATCGGTGCGCGCCACCGGCTGCTGGCGCGCGGCGTCAGCAAGCCCTGCGTGGTGGTCATGGTGGGCACGGCAGTGACCGTCGAGGCCATTGATGCCACCGGCAGGTTTTTGGGCGGCTTTATCCTGCCGGGCCACGGCATCATGCTGCGCGCACTCGAGTCCGGCACCGCCGGCCTGCATGTCCCGACCGGCGAGGTGCGCGACTTTCCCACCAACACCAGCGACGCTTTGACCAGCGGCGGCACCTTTGCCATTGCCGGCGCCATCCACCGCATGGTCGAGAACGTCACCCGCCACTGCGGTGAAACCCCCGAATGCATCATGACCGGCGGCGCCGGCTGGAAGATGGCGCCCAGCATGTCGGTGAAGTTTGAGCTGGTGGAAAGTCTGATCTTCGACGGCCTGCTGGCCATCGCCTCCCGGCGCTTCGCTGCCTGA
- a CDS encoding helix-turn-helix transcriptional regulator, with translation MQLPANFDSVSLDGVVSDWLGVLREFSVEALMVLGPDPFGGQEDRLVLAIHPPRLLDAAEALAESRDFGAPWRDSDAPLVAWQDISKSAFENLGRWRRLWLAHGYQSVVRIAFPLTVGRAFECYLFSPRQWHDRSEAALLAWSALNIWPLLKRALAEARSPLSPRELECLSLAFQGMTARESGERLACSERTVNFHLSNAMTKLKVDNKLAAIQRACWFGLI, from the coding sequence ATGCAATTACCCGCCAACTTCGACAGCGTGAGCCTTGACGGTGTCGTCAGCGACTGGTTGGGGGTATTGCGCGAGTTTTCCGTCGAGGCGCTGATGGTGCTGGGCCCGGACCCTTTTGGCGGCCAGGAAGACCGCCTGGTGCTGGCCATCCACCCGCCGCGCCTGCTGGACGCGGCGGAGGCGCTGGCCGAGAGCCGCGACTTCGGTGCGCCCTGGCGGGACTCCGACGCGCCCCTGGTGGCCTGGCAGGACATCTCCAAGTCCGCCTTCGAGAATTTGGGCCGCTGGCGCCGGCTCTGGCTGGCGCACGGCTACCAGAGCGTGGTCCGCATCGCCTTCCCCCTGACGGTGGGGCGCGCCTTTGAGTGCTACCTCTTCAGCCCGCGCCAGTGGCACGACCGCAGCGAGGCGGCGCTGCTGGCCTGGTCGGCCCTGAACATCTGGCCGCTGCTCAAGCGCGCGCTGGCCGAGGCGCGCAGCCCGCTCAGCCCGCGCGAGCTCGAATGCCTGAGCCTGGCCTTCCAGGGCATGACGGCGCGTGAAAGCGGCGAGCGCCTGGCCTGCAGTGAGCGCACCGTCAACTTTCACCTCTCCAATGCCATGACCAAGCTCAAGGTCGACAACAAGCTGGCCGCCATCCAGCGCGCCTGCTGGTTTGGCCTGATCTGA